The segment TCGTACACTTCCTCTGTAATTAACCCTTCGGCAAGCAGGGTGGCAAGAACGATCTTACCAATTCGGTAATTCATTTCCTTCTCAGCTTGTTTTTTATTCATGGGAGCATCTCCTTTTTGTCTGATATTAATTGCTCAAACAAAAAGAAAAGTCAAGCATTCAAAGGGGATTTTAACTAGAGCCACCTCTAATACCGCCACACATGCCTGACCTCCCACCCGGAGGTCTTTATTTTCCCCCTCGCCAGTTCTTCCGGCACCAGATGGACTTCCGCCGCCACCGCCTTATTGGGAGCGTAGTTTCGCTGCACCCCAACAGGCATGTAGGCATCGCCGCGATGGCTGCCAACCCCTGCGGAAATCTCCCAAGACTTATCCAGGTTAATCTTCAGTACATCCACCTTATACTGGCTCTCGTTTTTAACCACTGCGGTACGGTCAGTCTTCTCCAATGCCGCCGGCGGCAACGTCGCATCCTGTTTATTGATCCGCTCCGCCACCTGCTCAGCCGCTACCTCCAAAGAAGGCGCAGTCACGGTAAAACTGGCAACAGGCGGCTTAGCTTTGAGCTCTTCATAAGCCGCCTGCAGTTCTTTAGCATTCATTTGGGAGATAGAAAGCGCCCTACGCAAAAGCTGCGCCTGCTCCAGTTGTTCCTCTTGCAGTACCACCGCCTGCCGGTGCTGTTCTTCCGCCTGCTGCGCTCGCTGCCAAAGCCAGAAAAGAACAGCGCATATTACCAGGAAGAATATAATCAGCCACTTGTTTTTCTTAAGGGCCGTTTTCCATGTTTGAAACAACTGGATCATAATTCATCCCTCCATTGCTACAAAATAATCGGTCACTCCCCGCGCAATCGCTCTAGCATACCGGTCCTGCCATGCAGCATCCGCCAACAATCCCGCTTCCTCTTCATTAGAAATAAACGCCATTTCTACAAGGCACGCCGGCGCATCGGTATGGACCAATACATAAAAGCGGGACTCTTTGTCTGGATCGCCATCCGAGTAATCTGCCCTTCCTTTTCGATCTGGAAACTCGTCGGCAATCTGCCTATAAAGG is part of the Anaeromusa acidaminophila DSM 3853 genome and harbors:
- a CDS encoding SHOCT domain-containing protein, which encodes MNKKQAEKEMNYRIGKIVLATLLAEGLITEEVYEASRQSLMLKIKPIIGSLEPPNGA